From Aristaeella lactis, the proteins below share one genomic window:
- a CDS encoding nucleotidyltransferase family protein: MNTTLLIMAAGLGSRYGGNKQIDRIGPNGEILMEYSIHDAVEAGFDKVVFVIRKSMDELFRSMIGDKIAKKVKVEYAYQEYDSLPDGFVPPADRTKPYGTVHAVACAKDVIHEPFAVINADDYYGRDAFKAMADALHRLQTEENKAYMVAYYLKNTVSKHGHVTRGVCTTDNTGHLVKVTETFSILPFPDGTIRDIHDNPEGNLLDPDALVSMNLWGFAPSFFDEAMLYLSEFLKDDTGDPLKKECLLPSLVDRLMHLRGLKVEVLSTDAVWFGVTYKEDKDYVSAELKKLHDSGVYPAVL, encoded by the coding sequence ATGAACACAACCCTTCTGATCATGGCAGCCGGACTCGGCTCCCGTTACGGTGGAAACAAGCAGATTGACAGGATCGGACCCAATGGCGAGATTCTCATGGAATACTCCATTCACGACGCGGTGGAAGCGGGCTTTGACAAGGTGGTCTTTGTCATCCGTAAGAGCATGGACGAGCTTTTCCGCTCCATGATCGGCGATAAGATCGCGAAAAAGGTCAAAGTGGAATATGCTTACCAGGAATATGATTCCCTGCCGGACGGCTTTGTCCCGCCGGCTGACCGCACAAAGCCCTATGGCACCGTGCACGCGGTTGCCTGTGCCAAGGATGTTATCCATGAGCCATTCGCTGTCATCAATGCCGATGACTATTATGGCCGTGATGCCTTCAAGGCCATGGCGGATGCCCTTCACCGCCTGCAGACGGAAGAAAACAAAGCCTACATGGTCGCTTACTACCTGAAGAACACGGTTTCCAAGCACGGCCATGTCACCCGCGGTGTCTGCACAACGGATAATACCGGTCACCTGGTCAAGGTTACCGAAACCTTCAGCATCCTGCCCTTCCCGGATGGAACCATCCGTGATATCCATGACAATCCCGAGGGAAACCTTCTGGATCCGGATGCCCTGGTTTCCATGAACCTGTGGGGCTTTGCGCCCTCCTTCTTTGACGAAGCGATGCTTTACCTGTCTGAGTTCCTTAAGGACGATACAGGTGATCCGCTCAAAAAGGAGTGTCTCCTTCCTTCCCTGGTGGACCGTCTCATGCATCTCCGCGGCCTGAAGGTCGAAGTCCTTTCCACGGATGCTGTCTGGTTCGGCGTCACCTACAAGGAAGATAAGGATTATGTCTCCGCGGAACTGAAAAAGCTTCATGACAGCGGTGTCTATCCGGCCGTCCTGTAA
- the galE gene encoding UDP-glucose 4-epimerase GalE, which translates to MKILLTGGAGFIGSHTCVELCDAGHDPVIVDNYVNSSPESIRRIEKIVGRPVPHYEADVADKAAMDRIFSENDFDCVIHFAGLKAVGESVAKPLLYYRNNLDTTLTLSEVMQAHGVKKIVFSSSATVYGNQDTVPYREDMQSAGCTNPYGWTKYMIEKILEGQAVADPEWSIVLLRYFNPIGAHSSGLIGEDPSGIPNNLMPYVAKVAVGELEKLSVFGNDYPTPDGTGVRDYIHVVDLAKGHVKACDYAASHTGSEIINLGTGHGYSVLDLVNTFMRVNNVNVPYVIAPRRPGDIAENYADPSKAKRLLGWEAEKNLEDMCRDTYRFQTQNPKGYRS; encoded by the coding sequence ATGAAAATTCTGCTTACCGGCGGTGCCGGCTTTATCGGCTCCCATACCTGCGTGGAACTTTGTGACGCGGGTCATGATCCCGTTATCGTGGATAACTATGTCAACAGTTCCCCGGAATCCATCCGCCGGATCGAAAAGATCGTCGGCCGTCCCGTTCCCCATTACGAAGCGGATGTGGCGGACAAGGCGGCTATGGACCGTATTTTCTCGGAAAATGATTTTGACTGCGTCATTCATTTCGCCGGCCTGAAAGCGGTTGGTGAAAGCGTTGCCAAGCCGCTGCTCTATTACCGCAACAACCTGGATACCACCCTCACCCTCAGTGAGGTCATGCAGGCCCATGGCGTGAAGAAGATCGTCTTTTCCTCTTCCGCCACAGTTTACGGCAACCAGGACACCGTGCCTTACCGTGAGGATATGCAGTCAGCCGGCTGCACCAATCCCTACGGCTGGACCAAGTACATGATCGAGAAGATCCTGGAAGGCCAGGCTGTTGCCGATCCGGAATGGAGCATTGTACTCCTGCGCTATTTCAATCCCATCGGCGCCCATTCTTCCGGCCTGATCGGTGAGGATCCTTCCGGCATTCCGAACAACCTCATGCCTTATGTGGCCAAGGTAGCTGTCGGCGAACTGGAAAAGCTCTCCGTCTTCGGCAACGATTATCCCACCCCCGACGGCACCGGCGTCCGGGACTACATTCATGTGGTGGACCTTGCCAAAGGTCATGTGAAGGCCTGTGACTATGCCGCTTCCCATACCGGTTCCGAGATCATTAACCTGGGTACAGGTCACGGCTATTCCGTCCTGGATCTGGTCAACACCTTCATGCGGGTGAATAATGTGAATGTTCCCTATGTCATCGCTCCCCGCCGTCCCGGCGACATCGCCGAAAACTATGCCGATCCTTCCAAAGCCAAGCGTCTTCTCGGCTGGGAAGCCGAAAAGAACCTGGAGGATATGTGCAGGGATACCTATCGTTTCCAGACACAAAACCCAAAGGGTTATCGCAGCTGA
- a CDS encoding TrmH family RNA methyltransferase, which translates to METLSSLKNPKVLSWRSLRDKKGRLEQNAFLVEGVRMVREALSSSFTVNAVLLREGFVPDFVIPDSIRTYLLQEHVFQSVCDTKTPQGIAAVLNLHAKEAAGSRLLALDGVQDPGNVGTIIRTADAAGFDGVLFSPECADLFSPKVLRSTMGSIFRLGFSFPKSLPDALTQLKKDGFSVLSSQLDGDPFYERKDIGSSFVLVIGNEGNGISDEVKAVATHRLCLPMRGGAESLNAAVAAGIMMYDLTR; encoded by the coding sequence ATGGAAACCCTATCTTCCCTCAAAAACCCCAAGGTTCTCTCCTGGCGTTCTCTCCGTGACAAAAAGGGCCGCCTGGAACAGAATGCCTTCCTCGTGGAGGGTGTCCGTATGGTTCGTGAGGCGCTGTCCTCTTCCTTCACGGTAAATGCCGTCCTCCTGCGGGAAGGTTTTGTTCCGGATTTCGTCATCCCGGACTCCATCCGCACGTATCTCCTGCAGGAGCATGTGTTCCAGTCTGTCTGCGACACAAAGACTCCCCAGGGCATTGCCGCTGTCCTGAATCTTCATGCTAAGGAAGCGGCGGGTTCCCGCCTGCTGGCCCTGGACGGCGTCCAGGATCCCGGTAATGTGGGCACCATCATCCGTACCGCGGATGCCGCCGGTTTTGACGGTGTGCTCTTCAGTCCGGAATGTGCTGACCTCTTTTCTCCCAAGGTGCTGCGTTCCACCATGGGCAGCATTTTCCGCCTGGGCTTTTCTTTCCCGAAATCCCTTCCGGATGCGCTCACGCAATTAAAAAAGGACGGTTTTTCCGTCCTGTCTTCCCAGCTGGATGGGGATCCCTTCTATGAGCGGAAGGATATCGGTTCTTCCTTCGTCCTCGTCATCGGCAACGAGGGAAACGGCATCTCCGATGAGGTAAAAGCTGTCGCTACCCATCGTCTGTGCCTGCCCATGCGCGGCGGTGCCGAATCCCTGAACGCCGCCGTCGCGGCGGGGATCATGATGTACGATCTCACCCGTTAA
- a CDS encoding Gfo/Idh/MocA family protein → MDKIMGTSKVRLGVIGIGNMGTEHCRNILAGKCPEIELAAVADVRPERVEWARKELPAGVRVYDSGRELIRDQQCDAVLVAVPHYLHEQMTVQALSNGMHVMCEKPIAVEAAAAKRMIRAAETSGKTLALMFNQRTNSLYRAIKQILDSKEPGEIKRVNWIVTDWYRTQKYYDSGSWRATWAGEGGGVLLNQCPHQIDLLIWLCGMPKTVHAHCHEGKWHHIEVEDDVTAYLEFMNGATGVFIASTGDLPGTNRLEIDCEKGKIVCEDGKVLYTRLDENERELCFRSDDPWYRGHTKEEEVKTNGENPQHVGVLNAFAGHLLHGTPLIADAEDGLRALQLSNAIHYSGWTGKAVSVPVPQKSFHEELEKKIAGSHSRKTGDITYESDHSGTGSRR, encoded by the coding sequence ATGGATAAGATTATGGGTACAAGTAAGGTTAGATTAGGGGTCATCGGGATCGGGAATATGGGTACAGAGCACTGCAGGAATATCCTGGCGGGAAAGTGCCCGGAGATTGAGCTGGCGGCGGTGGCGGACGTTCGGCCGGAGAGGGTTGAATGGGCCAGGAAAGAGCTGCCGGCAGGCGTCAGGGTATACGATTCCGGGCGGGAGCTGATCCGGGACCAGCAATGCGACGCGGTGCTGGTGGCCGTGCCGCACTACCTGCACGAGCAGATGACCGTGCAGGCGCTGAGCAACGGCATGCACGTGATGTGCGAAAAGCCTATCGCTGTGGAAGCGGCGGCGGCAAAGCGCATGATCCGGGCGGCGGAAACCAGCGGCAAAACCCTGGCCCTGATGTTTAACCAGCGAACCAACAGCCTTTACCGGGCCATCAAACAGATCCTGGACAGCAAGGAACCTGGAGAGATCAAACGGGTAAACTGGATCGTGACGGACTGGTACCGGACACAGAAATATTATGATTCCGGATCCTGGCGTGCTACGTGGGCCGGAGAAGGCGGCGGCGTGCTGCTGAATCAGTGTCCGCACCAGATCGATCTGCTGATCTGGCTGTGCGGGATGCCGAAAACAGTTCATGCCCATTGCCATGAAGGAAAATGGCATCATATTGAAGTGGAAGATGACGTGACAGCCTACCTGGAGTTCATGAACGGAGCGACAGGCGTATTTATCGCGTCCACAGGAGATCTGCCGGGAACCAACAGGCTGGAGATCGACTGCGAGAAGGGAAAGATCGTCTGCGAAGACGGTAAAGTACTGTATACCCGGCTTGATGAGAACGAGCGGGAACTGTGCTTCAGGAGTGATGATCCCTGGTACAGGGGACACACAAAGGAAGAGGAAGTAAAAACAAACGGGGAGAACCCGCAGCATGTAGGTGTGCTGAACGCGTTTGCCGGACACCTGCTGCACGGAACACCCCTCATCGCGGACGCGGAAGACGGACTGCGGGCACTGCAACTTTCCAACGCGATCCATTACTCCGGATGGACTGGCAAGGCGGTATCCGTGCCGGTGCCGCAGAAGAGTTTTCATGAAGAACTGGAAAAGAAAATCGCCGGTTCCCACAGCAGGAAAACCGGCGATATCACCTACGAATCTGATCATAGCGGAACTGGATCCAGACGATAA
- a CDS encoding Gfo/Idh/MocA family protein, protein MNVSDGMTYAPKGKPQPVVKPGEFVFSAVRLDHGHIYGMCNGLTEAGGTLKYVYDPDEKKVAAFLKAFPQAKAARSEEEALEDAETHMIAGAAVTSERCALGLRAMNAGKDYFTDKAPFTTMEQLESARKAVKDTGKKYMVYYAERLHDEGSILAGYIAESGEIGKVISVTGFGPHRLGAPGRPAWFFEREKYGGILCDIGSHQFEQFLYYTGEEEAKVTASRIANFAHPEYPELEDFGDAQLTGKNGSAGYFKLDWFTPDGLRTWGDGRMFIQGTKGYIEIRKYVNIASEQNGGGHLFVVNDSGEKYINAVGVTGYPFFGKLILDCLERTENAMTQKHAFLAAELSLQAQENAVRLK, encoded by the coding sequence ATGAACGTCTCAGATGGAATGACCTACGCGCCGAAAGGCAAGCCGCAGCCTGTTGTGAAGCCGGGAGAGTTTGTGTTCTCCGCGGTCCGGCTGGACCACGGCCATATCTACGGCATGTGCAACGGCCTTACAGAAGCGGGCGGCACACTGAAATATGTCTATGATCCGGATGAGAAAAAGGTGGCGGCATTCCTGAAAGCGTTTCCGCAGGCAAAGGCTGCCCGCAGCGAGGAAGAAGCCCTGGAAGACGCGGAAACTCATATGATCGCCGGAGCCGCTGTGACCAGTGAGCGCTGTGCCCTGGGACTGCGGGCCATGAACGCGGGAAAGGACTACTTCACCGATAAGGCGCCTTTTACCACCATGGAACAGCTGGAATCCGCACGGAAAGCCGTGAAGGACACCGGGAAGAAGTATATGGTGTATTACGCGGAACGGCTGCATGATGAGGGTTCCATCCTGGCGGGATACATCGCGGAGAGCGGGGAGATCGGTAAGGTGATCTCCGTGACAGGCTTTGGCCCGCACCGCCTTGGCGCGCCGGGACGGCCCGCCTGGTTCTTTGAAAGGGAAAAATACGGCGGTATCCTGTGCGATATCGGCAGCCACCAGTTTGAGCAGTTCCTGTATTACACAGGAGAAGAGGAAGCAAAGGTGACCGCAAGCCGGATCGCCAACTTTGCCCATCCGGAGTATCCGGAACTCGAAGATTTCGGAGACGCGCAGCTGACAGGCAAGAATGGATCAGCGGGATATTTCAAACTGGACTGGTTTACACCGGACGGCCTGCGTACCTGGGGAGACGGAAGAATGTTTATCCAGGGCACGAAGGGATACATTGAGATCCGTAAATATGTGAATATAGCTTCCGAACAGAACGGAGGAGGACACCTGTTTGTGGTCAATGACAGCGGAGAAAAGTATATCAACGCTGTTGGTGTGACCGGATATCCGTTCTTTGGAAAGCTGATCCTGGACTGCCTGGAAAGAACGGAAAACGCGATGACACAGAAGCACGCGTTTCTGGCGGCAGAGCTGAGTCTTCAGGCGCAGGAGAATGCGGTCCGGCTCAAGTGA
- a CDS encoding Gfo/Idh/MocA family protein, with protein sequence MINVAIIGTGGISHAHIKAYLQFPDRCRIAALVDIIPGKAQRVKEQYGLDADVYLDHHEILDKDIDLVDVCTPPFVHAEISINALRSGKNVVCEKPMAASLEECDAMLKARDESGKKLSIIAQNRFRLPVRNLKALLDSGMAGKVRQVTVNSLWFRGHSYYDLWWRGTWETEGGGCTLNHAVHHIDMLGWMMGTPEKVTSVLANTGHDNAEVEDLSVSVMEYPGALATVTASVVSHGEDQALIFQCEKAKVAFPYSVYASQPQPNGFPLAEPDKAFEEEADAYLAALPPVPYEMHVGQLEDVLSALENDREPAITGEDGRRTIELICAIYKSGSLRTTVSLPMGKDDPFYTVEGIRANVPHFYQKTASVENLEGELSFGNFKKGEK encoded by the coding sequence ATGATCAATGTAGCGATTATCGGTACAGGCGGAATCTCCCACGCGCATATCAAGGCATATCTTCAGTTTCCTGACCGCTGCAGGATAGCGGCCCTTGTGGATATTATCCCCGGAAAAGCGCAGCGTGTCAAGGAACAGTACGGCCTGGACGCGGACGTATACCTGGACCACCATGAGATCCTGGATAAGGATATTGACCTGGTGGACGTATGCACACCGCCGTTTGTGCACGCGGAAATATCCATCAACGCACTGCGGAGCGGCAAGAACGTGGTATGCGAAAAGCCCATGGCCGCTTCGCTCGAGGAATGCGACGCGATGCTGAAGGCGCGGGACGAAAGCGGGAAAAAGCTTTCGATCATCGCCCAGAACCGTTTCCGGCTGCCGGTCCGAAACCTGAAGGCGCTGCTGGACAGCGGCATGGCCGGAAAGGTACGGCAGGTGACGGTGAACTCCCTGTGGTTCCGGGGACACAGCTACTATGACCTGTGGTGGCGCGGAACCTGGGAGACAGAAGGCGGCGGATGCACGCTGAATCACGCGGTGCACCATATCGACATGCTGGGCTGGATGATGGGCACTCCGGAGAAGGTGACCAGCGTGCTGGCCAACACCGGACATGATAACGCCGAGGTGGAAGACCTTTCTGTTTCCGTGATGGAATATCCTGGAGCACTGGCCACGGTGACAGCGTCCGTGGTTTCCCACGGGGAGGACCAGGCGCTGATCTTCCAGTGCGAGAAGGCAAAGGTTGCCTTCCCGTACAGTGTGTATGCCTCCCAGCCGCAGCCCAACGGATTCCCGCTGGCGGAGCCGGACAAGGCATTTGAGGAAGAAGCGGACGCGTATCTGGCAGCCCTGCCGCCGGTGCCCTATGAGATGCATGTGGGGCAGCTGGAGGACGTGCTGAGCGCGCTGGAAAATGACCGGGAGCCAGCAATCACCGGCGAGGATGGACGGCGGACGATCGAGCTGATCTGCGCCATCTATAAATCCGGATCCCTGCGGACAACCGTGTCCCTGCCGATGGGAAAAGACGATCCTTTCTACACCGTGGAGGGAATCCGGGCCAATGTGCCGCATTTTTACCAGAAAACCGCCTCAGTGGAGAACCTGGAGGGTGAACTCTCCTTTGGGAACTTCAAGAAAGGGGAAAAGTAA
- a CDS encoding AraC family transcriptional regulator → MESYDQNTPFMPMDPGGQGYEARYRFNEHMQVTQYHCHDYYELYIHLRGGDYMGVDNKLYMLKPNQVFILPPFCMHGLSCTREMHNYERAFLNVSPEVMRNLSCGQLDLNQFLQAHAAGGHYTYQLSDKDADRFVHCIRQIETAQSNINDAVDRFQDYAHMITLVNLLCQVIRRTIPVRAESASGNVIQDVLTYINNHYTQDLSITDLARHFGISESWLAHEFVRFTNRSVYNYILYRRVMLSRRLMLGEDSLNTIAYQCGFSDYSGFLRAFTKIAGISPSQYRKNLSQYQRHEL, encoded by the coding sequence TTGGAATCCTATGACCAGAATACCCCTTTTATGCCCATGGATCCGGGCGGTCAGGGATACGAGGCCCGTTACCGGTTTAACGAGCACATGCAGGTAACCCAGTACCATTGTCACGACTATTACGAACTGTATATCCATCTGCGCGGCGGTGATTACATGGGCGTGGACAATAAGCTATATATGCTCAAGCCCAACCAGGTCTTCATCCTGCCGCCCTTCTGCATGCACGGCCTGTCCTGCACCCGTGAGATGCATAACTACGAGCGTGCTTTCCTGAATGTTTCCCCTGAGGTCATGCGCAACCTCAGCTGCGGCCAGCTGGACCTGAACCAGTTTCTGCAGGCCCATGCTGCCGGCGGACACTATACCTATCAGCTGTCGGACAAGGACGCCGACCGCTTTGTCCACTGTATCCGCCAGATTGAAACCGCCCAGTCCAATATCAACGACGCGGTGGACCGCTTCCAGGACTATGCCCACATGATCACCCTGGTAAACCTGCTCTGCCAGGTTATCCGCCGTACCATCCCTGTCCGGGCTGAATCAGCGTCCGGCAATGTCATCCAGGACGTGCTCACCTATATCAACAATCACTACACCCAGGACCTGAGCATCACGGATCTGGCACGTCATTTCGGCATCAGTGAATCCTGGCTTGCCCATGAGTTTGTCCGGTTTACCAACCGCAGCGTCTACAACTATATTCTCTATCGCCGTGTCATGCTTTCCCGCCGGCTGATGCTCGGAGAGGACAGCCTTAACACGATCGCCTACCAGTGCGGTTTCAGCGACTATTCAGGTTTTCTTCGTGCTTTTACAAAGATCGCGGGAATCTCTCCCAGTCAATACCGTAAGAATCTCAGTCAGTACCAGCGGCATGAATTGTGA
- a CDS encoding carbohydrate ABC transporter permease: protein MSVVNETRGFSSRKLHDGMIKSRGRKAGDLVIAGICLVMMIVCLLPMLHVLACSLSSADALVKNEVFIIPKGWNTEAYKTVLTTPKYVRSLGWTAILTVMCTLLSITLTICASYPLIYSELKGGKFINILILFTMYFSAGTIPSYLLLSRLGMLNTPYALIFPNCISVFNVIIMRSFFYGVPDSLKEAAEIDGAGPIRVLVKIYLPLSLPVIATLSLFYAVGRWNGFSDALMYLKKSESEPYWPIQLLLYNVIKNSTQTNEQAAQEGFYANGVSKTIQMATVMFATVPILLVYPWLQRYFVSGVTIGAVKG, encoded by the coding sequence ATGAGTGTTGTCAACGAAACCAGAGGCTTTTCCTCCCGCAAACTCCATGACGGTATGATCAAGAGCCGCGGAAGAAAAGCCGGAGACCTGGTCATTGCCGGAATCTGCCTGGTAATGATGATCGTGTGCCTGCTGCCGATGCTGCATGTGCTTGCCTGCAGCCTGTCCTCCGCGGACGCGCTGGTGAAGAATGAAGTGTTCATTATTCCGAAAGGATGGAACACAGAAGCCTACAAGACCGTGCTGACCACACCGAAGTACGTGCGCTCCCTGGGCTGGACCGCGATCCTGACCGTGATGTGCACGCTTCTGTCCATCACCCTGACCATCTGCGCCTCCTATCCGCTGATCTACAGCGAGCTGAAGGGCGGCAAGTTCATCAACATTCTGATTCTTTTCACGATGTATTTCAGCGCCGGTACGATCCCGAGCTACCTGCTGCTGAGCCGGCTGGGGATGCTGAACACGCCGTACGCGCTGATCTTCCCGAACTGTATCAGCGTATTCAACGTGATCATCATGAGGTCGTTCTTCTACGGCGTGCCGGACAGCCTGAAAGAGGCGGCGGAAATAGACGGCGCGGGTCCGATCCGGGTGCTTGTAAAGATTTACCTGCCGCTGAGCCTGCCGGTCATCGCAACACTGAGCCTGTTCTACGCCGTTGGCCGCTGGAATGGATTCTCCGATGCGCTGATGTACCTGAAGAAGTCCGAATCCGAACCCTACTGGCCGATCCAGCTGCTGCTGTACAACGTGATCAAGAATTCCACCCAGACCAACGAACAGGCGGCACAGGAAGGATTCTACGCCAACGGTGTCAGCAAGACGATCCAGATGGCGACGGTTATGTTCGCAACGGTGCCGATCCTGCTGGTATATCCGTGGCTGCAGAGATACTTTGTGTCGGGAGTGACTATTGGTGCTGTAAAGGGTTGA
- a CDS encoding ABC transporter permease, whose protein sequence is MTDIAVSKKAKAPMKNLHKGYSLKTYLKRYWTLYLLLVLPVAFFILFRYTPMAYILQGFKKNNILIPPWKVEWAKNNGMQWFMKAFKDRDFLNALKNTIFLNLLDLVIGMPMPIIMALLLNELAFPKYKRITQTVLYLPHFLSWVIISSITLRMFATNDGIVNKLLGTSIPFFGDANHWRASYIVLGIWKECGWNTIIYLAALTGINPELYEAAEVDGATRLQKIWHVTLPGIRSTIIILLIMNLGHILGSEFDRPFTLQNPLVKEASKTISIYVYEKGINGQQYSLTTAVGLFQSVVCVIFLLMSNSLAKKFGERGIW, encoded by the coding sequence TTGACAGATATTGCCGTAAGCAAGAAGGCAAAAGCTCCTATGAAGAACCTGCACAAGGGATATTCCTTGAAAACGTACCTGAAGAGATACTGGACGCTGTACCTGCTGCTGGTTCTTCCGGTTGCGTTCTTTATTCTTTTCCGCTATACCCCCATGGCGTACATTCTCCAGGGATTCAAGAAGAACAACATCCTGATCCCGCCGTGGAAGGTTGAATGGGCCAAAAACAACGGCATGCAGTGGTTCATGAAGGCGTTTAAGGACCGTGACTTCCTCAACGCACTGAAGAACACGATCTTCCTGAACCTGCTGGACCTGGTCATCGGTATGCCGATGCCGATCATCATGGCCCTGCTGCTGAACGAACTGGCTTTCCCGAAGTATAAGCGGATCACCCAGACGGTGCTGTATCTGCCGCACTTCCTGAGCTGGGTTATTATTTCCAGCATTACGCTGCGGATGTTCGCCACTAATGACGGTATCGTGAACAAACTGCTGGGCACAAGCATTCCATTCTTCGGAGACGCAAACCACTGGAGGGCATCCTATATTGTCCTGGGTATATGGAAGGAATGCGGATGGAATACCATCATCTACCTGGCAGCGCTGACCGGCATCAACCCTGAACTGTATGAAGCGGCTGAAGTGGACGGCGCGACAAGGCTCCAGAAGATCTGGCATGTGACCCTGCCGGGAATCCGGTCCACGATCATCATCCTGCTGATCATGAACCTGGGCCATATCCTGGGATCTGAATTTGACAGACCGTTTACACTGCAAAACCCGCTGGTGAAGGAAGCCAGTAAGACCATATCGATCTACGTATATGAAAAAGGTATCAACGGACAGCAGTATTCACTGACAACCGCCGTTGGCCTCTTCCAGAGCGTTGTATGCGTCATCTTCCTGCTGATGTCCAATTCTCTCGCGAAGAAATTCGGCGAGCGCGGAATCTGGTAA
- a CDS encoding extracellular solute-binding protein, which yields MKKLLAMVLALSLMLGLIPAMAAAEDDWVTLRVEMYDRSTAGFNVEDCWQLHYIQENFGDPNHIKVVWVPVSRWEEGEIISRYLAGNEAPDLCMTYGTANLESYITDGGIKPLDELMAEYGPDIAPFLGDEVLQYGQFDANDGRGKLQYYIPARRIIVATQSEYIRGDWLEKLNMEVPTNVEQLYAYLKAAKEQNLGGDQTIPYSSDLYAADPFYGWIYQMDAFTDYSQVTEEDWIAYHDFHYLLPGAKEAIRWMNKFFNEGLVSDYFGLSNSEQTDANRVQGYDGFWVGNWDVAWRQEYLYSQDLAKNVPGAYWVACDPFRPEGSPIVHETYNANGQALFIPESTSDEAAIAAIKYLNWMVKPESLFALQNGEKGYTYTQVDANGIPTDLKNISDTEDAYKIHAVDGCPICNGFFYGSDELNYAASANAYPGYEEAVAHSLEISNEGGYQPVTFTKTIEARVDYGSTVISKEADLLVNAVTCAEADFDAVWEKYTQEILNNGGQQIIDEQRAAYQEGAYRGSYPMK from the coding sequence ATGAAGAAACTGTTGGCTATGGTACTGGCGCTGAGCCTGATGCTGGGGCTGATCCCGGCGATGGCGGCTGCTGAAGACGACTGGGTAACCCTGCGGGTGGAAATGTATGACCGTTCCACTGCCGGATTCAACGTGGAAGACTGCTGGCAGCTCCACTACATCCAGGAAAACTTTGGTGACCCGAACCACATCAAGGTTGTGTGGGTTCCCGTGTCCCGCTGGGAAGAGGGCGAAATCATCAGCCGCTACCTGGCCGGTAACGAAGCTCCCGACCTGTGCATGACCTACGGCACCGCGAACCTGGAATCCTACATCACCGACGGCGGCATCAAGCCCCTGGATGAGCTGATGGCGGAATACGGCCCGGACATCGCTCCCTTCCTGGGAGACGAAGTGCTGCAGTACGGCCAGTTTGACGCGAACGACGGACGCGGCAAGCTCCAGTATTACATCCCGGCCCGCCGGATCATCGTGGCTACCCAATCAGAATACATCCGCGGCGACTGGCTGGAGAAACTGAACATGGAAGTTCCCACCAACGTGGAACAGCTGTACGCCTACCTGAAGGCGGCGAAGGAACAGAACCTGGGCGGTGATCAGACGATCCCTTATTCTTCCGACCTGTACGCTGCTGATCCCTTCTACGGATGGATCTACCAGATGGATGCCTTCACCGATTACTCCCAGGTGACAGAGGAAGACTGGATCGCTTACCATGACTTCCACTACCTGCTGCCCGGCGCCAAGGAAGCCATTCGCTGGATGAACAAGTTCTTCAATGAAGGACTGGTTTCCGACTACTTCGGACTGAGCAACTCCGAGCAGACTGACGCCAACCGCGTCCAGGGCTATGACGGCTTCTGGGTCGGCAACTGGGACGTGGCCTGGAGACAGGAATACCTGTATTCCCAGGACCTGGCCAAGAACGTGCCCGGCGCTTACTGGGTAGCCTGCGATCCCTTCCGTCCCGAAGGTTCTCCCATTGTCCATGAAACCTACAACGCGAACGGCCAGGCGCTGTTCATTCCGGAAAGCACCAGCGATGAAGCCGCGATCGCCGCGATCAAGTACCTGAACTGGATGGTGAAACCGGAAAGCCTGTTTGCCCTGCAGAACGGTGAAAAGGGCTATACCTACACGCAGGTGGACGCCAACGGCATTCCCACCGACCTGAAGAACATCAGCGACACTGAAGACGCCTATAAGATCCACGCTGTGGACGGCTGCCCGATCTGCAACGGCTTCTTCTACGGCTCCGATGAACTGAACTACGCCGCTTCCGCGAATGCTTATCCCGGATACGAGGAAGCGGTGGCCCACAGCCTGGAGATCTCCAACGAGGGCGGCTACCAGCCCGTAACCTTCACGAAGACCATCGAAGCCCGTGTTGACTATGGCTCCACCGTGATCTCCAAGGAAGCTGACCTGCTGGTGAATGCTGTGACCTGTGCTGAAGCTGACTTTGATGCCGTGTGGGAAAAGTACACCCAGGAAATCCTGAACAACGGCGGACAGCAGATCATTGATGAACAGCGCGCCGCTTACCAGGAAGGTGCCTATCGCGGCTCCTATCCCATGAAGTAA